From a single Streptomyces liliifuscus genomic region:
- a CDS encoding PspC domain-containing protein: MNRLARPTNGRMIGGVCAALARRFGTSATTMRVIFLVSCLLPGPQFLLYIALWFLFPSEGKAARTAW; the protein is encoded by the coding sequence ATGAACCGCCTTGCCCGCCCCACCAACGGCCGGATGATCGGCGGAGTGTGCGCAGCGCTGGCTCGGCGCTTCGGCACCTCCGCGACCACGATGCGGGTGATCTTCCTGGTGTCCTGCCTGCTGCCGGGCCCGCAGTTCCTGCTCTACATAGCGCTGTGGTTCCTCTTCCCCTCCGAGGGCAAGGCGGCGCGCACGGCCTGGTGA
- a CDS encoding VanZ family protein: protein MQRQGSNGSSAVIRFRAAGGVLLVAHLALVAWFTLRPLDVPWVSAANLRPFASIRADLALGPEAAARNIGKGLLLLAPLGVLLPLAGGRLVVSPLLSLMRTVAAGALLSLGIELLQTGVPGQVVDVDSLLLNTVGVALAHVAVVPAARSLLRRRAESRRRVAALRRKQAAEEATQGRTPTIPRVGIAP, encoded by the coding sequence GTGCAGCGTCAAGGCTCGAACGGCAGCAGCGCCGTGATCCGCTTTCGTGCGGCGGGGGGTGTCCTCCTCGTCGCACATCTCGCGCTTGTTGCCTGGTTCACGCTGCGGCCCCTGGACGTGCCGTGGGTGAGCGCCGCGAATCTGCGTCCGTTCGCGAGCATCCGGGCCGATCTGGCGCTGGGCCCCGAGGCGGCCGCCCGCAACATCGGCAAGGGCCTGCTGCTGCTCGCCCCGCTCGGAGTGCTGCTGCCGCTGGCGGGCGGCAGGCTCGTCGTCTCCCCGCTGCTGTCCCTGATGCGTACGGTCGCCGCCGGCGCCCTGCTCTCGCTGGGCATCGAGCTCCTGCAGACCGGGGTGCCGGGGCAGGTCGTGGACGTCGACTCGCTGCTGCTGAACACCGTGGGCGTGGCGCTGGCCCATGTCGCCGTGGTGCCCGCCGCCCGGTCCCTGCTGCGCCGCCGGGCCGAGAGCCGGCGCCGGGTCGCCGCCCTACGCCGCAAGCAGGCGGCCGAGGAGGCGACTCAGGGTCGGACCCCGACGATTCCCAGGGTCGGGATCGCCCCCTAG